The sequence GAGCACCAAACCATCACGGCTTGTTTCAAAACATGCCGCTAAAAGAGACATGCTCAAACCAGTATCACTGAGTTTTTTTAGACCTGCGTTCTCAATATGCGTCATATCAATACCGGCTTAATCAATAAGCCTTCTCCTCACAGTAGCCCCAAGCTTTTAGTCTATGTGAGCCTTGAGATATCCACCGTCTCGAGATTTTGCAACCGTTCGTAAACACTAGATTTCTAACGCGAGGCGTTAGCCGCACACAACAATCAGCAAGGGTAATATAAGCTCTGAAAAAGAGGGTGGGTATTAGCTTCTAGCCTCTACTTAAAGAGGCGAGCCATGCCATAGCCGACGCCCACACTCCATGCGGTCATCGAGGCGATCGTATCATTTTCTTCATGCCAGCCTCGGTAAAGCCGGGCCCAGCCATACAAGTCACGGTAAAGTCTGCCGGAAAACTCGAGCATGGCTGCTGTCTGGCCATTCCATGCCACGATATCCTTTGCTTCCTGAATATGCCTTTGCGTGAGCATACCAGCCACGCCCCACTGCGGGCTTTCGTAATGCCCCATCAAGGCATACTTTGCTTCGCCGTCGAGCCGCACATCAACCGATGCCGACACCAACATGCGTTCCATGCGAAAATCTGATTGCAGGCGAACATGCTCCGAGCTTGGTGTATTCCAAGTACCCTTGGCACCTCGGTCCTCACCCGGCAAGCCGACCCGCTCTGCTTCATAAGCCATATCGAAATAGCCTGGTACATAACCATCACCGGCTAAAACAGCTTCCGCGCGCACGGTTAACGCCATCGAACGCTGGCTGTCTCTGCCCCATTCCGTAAGCAGACCAAAGTGACCGCCAAACTTATCGCCCGCTAAAGCCACGCCATTGGCATAGAGCTCAAAGCCTAACGACTTGTTGCGCCAAACCACTGCCGAAAGGCCCAAGTTAAGGCCGCCAATCACAGCCTCATGATCTCCAAGCGGGGTTCCCACATCGAGCATGCCGCCCAACGACATCCGGTAACGTTTTTCTTTATCCCAACCGAAATAACTCAAAGGAGCAGCTTCTACGTGTCCACCCATCACTTGCGGCTTCACCACACTGTTGACCATCCACTCCGAGTTGACCCCAAAAGCTGAATAGCGAATACGCGCGCCTGTTCGAGGTGTCATGGGATCCATGCGACCGGTGTACTGATCGACCAAGCTTCCGTGACCAAAGCGCTCACCGCGCAGGCCGCCCACGTAAATCTCTGCGTCACCGTAGCGATTGCGCAAACTCATATACTCAATCAAAGCGGCCCATGTTTCAGGATCTTCTACATCGTTAAGAAGCTTCACCTCAGGTCCCATGGCTACCCAGAGCGGTAATGCCAGAACGAGATCAATTTGGTCGCGATGAAGTGTAAAGCGAGGTTGGGTCCATAAAGCCGCCGTTTCCCCAAGCTGGCCAGCACCTGCCTCCGCCGAGAGACTCCATTGGCGAGTGGTGTCATTACGAACATGCTCGATGTGCGGCGCACCAATCTGGCACATCAACACAAGAGCCAATGTAGAAATTCCCATCATACCAACCGTATGGAACGGCTAGACGCAAGACGCAAAAAATCGGCCAACAATTAAAGAGGAGGTATTAGTTTTTAGCGGAGTTTAAATCCGTAGGGATAGGCACTGCCAAAGGCGCAGTGGCCTTGGTTTCCCAGACCTTATCTGGGAATTGGGCGCGAATTTTGACCCATTGTGTGGAATCGATTTCATCAAAAGCTGCCACCACCTGTGCGTCGAAAAGAGTCCCTGAGCCTCGGTGAATCTCAGCTACAACTTCTGGTAAGGGCCAAGCCTTTCGCCAAGGACGCGGCGAGAGCAAAGTTTCTACCGTGTCGGCCACCGCAAAAATTCGCGCGCCCAAACTGATTTCATGCCCAGAGAGCCCTTGTGGGTAACCACTTCCGTCCCATCGTTCGTGATGTTCTAAAACGAGTTGGCGAGGCCCTTCCAAGCCTTGCATCCCTTTTAAAAGCTCAGCACCCACCTCAACATGACGCCTGACAATTCTCCATTGCGCGTGGTCTAGGGGGCCAGCTTTGAGCAATATCGCATCGGGGATGCCTAGGTTACCGATATCATGCAGTAAAGCGCCGGTAGAGATATGAGCAAGTTCACTGCCATCTACGCCCATGGTTTTCGCCAAGAGGCAGGCGTAACCTTGAACCCGTAAACAGTGCTCGCGGGTTTCGTGACCTTTGAGGGCGACCACGTTGAGCAAGAGTTCGGAGACATCTTGTTCTGTTTGCTCACGAAATTTTTCGAGAGCCGCCTTTTGCTCACGCATCATGCGCGTAGCTTGAATCATGCCCTCTTCTATTGAACGTTGGCCACATCGCTCCCAATAAGCTTCCACGGAGCGGCGCATCAAAGAATTGAGTTCATCGATTTTCCAAGGCTTGCAAATCACGTGGCGGATCGAGTGTTCGTTCACAGCTTTAAGTGCGAGATCTAAATCACACTGGCCGGTGACCAGTACGCAAATGGCATTGGGCTGAGCCCGGGATAAGTCATCTATCAACGTTAAGCCGTCGGGGCCGCCTGGCAAACCGTAATCCACGGCAATCACGGCATAGTCATGCTGCAGGATAGCTGCTTCCGCTTCAGCCAGAGAACTCACCGTATCGACCTGGAACCCGAAGGTCTCCAGAGTGCGCTTGAAAACCTTCCTCACGCTCTCTTCGTCGTCTACAAACAAAATGTGCTCTTTTACATCCACTCTTAATTTCCTCGAAACCAAACTTAATACTAAACCAAAACCGGATTTATTCCCATAGCTCTAAACAGGCCTGCGGTGCTCTAAACACGGTAAACCCCGCCTGACGCGCTTGAGTTCTTCCGGGTCTAGCTGAGCCATCACAAAACCTTCTTTTTCAGGCATCAATGCCGCGATGGTTCCCCAGGGATCTGCGATGAGCGATTTACCCCAGGATGCACGCCCCTTACTGTGATGCCCAAATTGATTGGGTGCAATGACAAAACACTGATTTTCAATGGCCCTGGCCCGTAGCAAAACCTCCCAGTGGTCTTTGCCGGTCTGCAGTGTGAAGGCTGCGGGAACGGTGAGTATCAAAGCCCCCTCATCGACCAAAGCTTGATAGAGATGAGCAAACCGCAAGTCGTAGCAAACGCTTAAGCCAATTTTCCAGCCTTCAAAGTCCGCCACAACCGTCTTTTCCCCTGCGGCCACAGCGCTCGACTCTTTAAAACTGACCTCCCCGGGAATATCGATATCGAAAAGGTGGATCTTGCGGTAACTGGCCAAAGTCTCGCCAGAGGTCCCAATCAGCACTGAAGTGTTATAAACGTGCTGCGCATCTGGGCCTTGCTCTGGAATGCTGCCGGCCAAAACCCCTACACGGTGCTTTTGTGCAAGCTCTCGTAATGGTTCAAGAAAAGCACCATCCTCAACGGTTTGTGCGTGCGGGAGTTTATCATTTTCGCGCCCCAAGAACCCATAATTCTCGGGCAACATGATCAAGCGCGCACCTGCATCCGCCGCTTGTTCAACATACATGCACGCCCGTTTTAAGTTAGCTTCCCAATCCGTGTTGGACGTCATTTGTACGGCAGCAGCCCAAATAGGCTCGAGATCTTGAAGTACTTGCATGTTTGCATTCCTTTTGCGAAGCAACTTTTTGCACGCCAAAGAAGGTAAAGGAAATAAATAATCCCCCTTCACGCTTCAACAACGTCAGAGGTGTGTGCCATAAAACTAAGAACGACCAAATGTTATTGGAAAAATATGTATAAAGTCATCGCAGCAGGTTTTATTAGTATCGCGTTAGCCCTCGGAGTAACCGTTGGGAACGCAGACACCCGCCCCACCGTCAGCAAAAAAATGGTCATCATTGGCGTAGACGGCATGACCTTCAATGTCATTGATCCACTCGTCGCTGAAGGTAAGCTGCCCACTTTCGCAAAGCTTATGCGCGAAGGCTCTCGCCTCAATCTCATCAGTGAAAAGCCTATGCGCTCACCCGCGCTTTGGACCACAGTTGCCACTGGGCACAATCGCAGCGTTCACCGCATCTTCGACTTCGTCACAGGCTCCTGGTTTTGGCCCAAGAAAGAGCGCAAGCAAAAGCAGCGGCTGGTCACATCCGATATGCGAGCAGCTCCCGCTATCTGGAACATGACATCCGCAGCTCAAAAGAAAAATCTCGTCGTAGGTTGGCTCAACACATGGCCAGCCGAAAAAATCGAGGGCGTCATGGTGGCTCCCTACGTAGCTCTTGGTCAGCGTAAGCAAACTTCCATCAAAGGTAAGATTTACGACAACGCAAAAGACCAAACCCACCCAAGCGACCTATTCCCGGAAATTAAGCATCTCGTACGCTCCGCAGATAGCATCACCAAAGACGAGCTGGAACGCGTCGTGATTGCCCCGCCCAAAAGCTCAAAGCTCTACAAACAGGTGCCTAAGCTTGAGCGGTACCTCTACACAGCGCGCTGGTCCATCGCCAGTACACTAACAAACACCGCAATCGTTGAAGATCAGCTGCGTAAAAACCCCGATACCAATCTCGTGATGACCTACTTCGATGGCTCAGACACGCTGGCCCACCGCTTTTGGCTCCTGCGTCAGTCCGAAGAAGAGATTCGAACCCGGCTTCGTAACCAAAACTTCGATCCAGACATTGCTGCGGAAATGAAAGAAAGATTTGGGCGAATCGTCGACTCTTACTACGAAGTGCTAGACGAAATGCTCGCCCGCATCATTGATGCAGCGGGTCCAGGCGCCACCATCATGGTGGTCAGCGATCATGGCTGGCAGAACCTTAACCGCGATAAGGTCATCCACTCGGGCGTTCCATTCGATGGCAAACACAGCCTAGAAGGCGCAATGCTTGTTCACGGGCCCCATATCAAGCCGGGAGTCTTTTCAGACCGCACGCTTTACGACATCACGCCAACCGCTCTTTATTTAATGGGCGTTGGCATTCCTGGCGACCTGCCTGGTGATATCGCGCTGGATCTGATCAGCGAGCCCTTCAAGCGCACTTTTCCGCCGATGGTTCTTGCCAAAGGCCAGAAAGCGGTTCCGATGCCAAGCAACAACCTCCAGCCCGATACTCATTTTCACGAAACTGAAATCGAGCGTCTTAAATCGCTTGGCTACGTTCAGTAATTCATTATTCAAAATCTGAGCGGCGAGTCGAGCCTTTAGGAGGGTAACCCTTTTGGTAGGGAATCTCATGCTGGGGTTTGCGCTCATAGCTGCCGATCAACTCTAGAGCGCGCTTACTTGAAGCGCCGATGATACCGCCAACCACTTTGCCTGGCATATCACTGGCCACTGGCAGCCCGAGGTGGTGCAGTATCGATGGCGTGATGTCCAGAATAGAAACTTTCTTAAGCAGGTTCCCCGCGGGGATCCCAGGGCCCATCGCCAAGATGATCCCATCATCTAGATGATTGCCACTGTAAGGCTCGTCGCGCATGCGATGGGGTTCCGGAGCATCTCCAAACCCATGGTCACTTATCAAAAGCACCAGCGTGTCTGGACCCGCAACTTCAGCTAAGATTCGGCCAATCCGGGCATCCACATCCCGGTAACAAGCCTCTACGACCTTACCAAAACGCTTTGATAATTCCGCTGCATGGGAAGCATCCAGCTTATGGCCCTTGAGCCGTGCACGAATTCTTTCTTCGCCCATTTGAAAAATCCAAAATCGATGAAGCATAGAATCTGTGCATTGGAAATAAGTGAAGAGGACGTCTGGTTGAGCCTTCGCAGCGATGCTCCGGGTAATGTTTTCAACCGAACGGGCTCTCGCCAGACTCCATTTCAGTCCGTAAACATAACGTCTCAAATAAGGCAGTTTGTACAAAGCACTCGACTCAGGCGGCATGCTGGCAAAAGGGGTCATGTCTTCGGCACTTAAATCCGAGGCCTC is a genomic window of Deltaproteobacteria bacterium containing:
- a CDS encoding HD domain-containing protein, with amino-acid sequence MDVKEHILFVDDEESVRKVFKRTLETFGFQVDTVSSLAEAEAAILQHDYAVIAVDYGLPGGPDGLTLIDDLSRAQPNAICVLVTGQCDLDLALKAVNEHSIRHVICKPWKIDELNSLMRRSVEAYWERCGQRSIEEGMIQATRMMREQKAALEKFREQTEQDVSELLLNVVALKGHETREHCLRVQGYACLLAKTMGVDGSELAHISTGALLHDIGNLGIPDAILLKAGPLDHAQWRIVRRHVEVGAELLKGMQGLEGPRQLVLEHHERWDGSGYPQGLSGHEISLGARIFAVADTVETLLSPRPWRKAWPLPEVVAEIHRGSGTLFDAQVVAAFDEIDSTQWVKIRAQFPDKVWETKATAPLAVPIPTDLNSAKN
- a CDS encoding carbon-nitrogen hydrolase family protein; translation: MTSNTDWEANLKRACMYVEQAADAGARLIMLPENYGFLGRENDKLPHAQTVEDGAFLEPLRELAQKHRVGVLAGSIPEQGPDAQHVYNTSVLIGTSGETLASYRKIHLFDIDIPGEVSFKESSAVAAGEKTVVADFEGWKIGLSVCYDLRFAHLYQALVDEGALILTVPAAFTLQTGKDHWEVLLRARAIENQCFVIAPNQFGHHSKGRASWGKSLIADPWGTIAALMPEKEGFVMAQLDPEELKRVRRGLPCLEHRRPV